Proteins from a single region of Deltaproteobacteria bacterium:
- a CDS encoding dihydrodipicolinate synthase family protein, with protein MFYPPKGLIIPLITPFDEKGSIDWVSLRRLIERALPFGDGLFFGEGIVGEGLFLPNHLRLELLQGAMDIVSGKKPLFLCPTANTVEETLSNVEAVGSKYSAPSTQEPFYWVDIPLWYHSNRKLSQVYQEWGKCSPFPILLDNHPHLITRLNRTLKRSNIRTAVLKGLAINEQIVGLIQAGDLKRTMHYQRAVRSQREFRFYDGDEKSFLNQPSSSGVISAGANLLPAEWKEVVAASLSLAETPAPNLLLLQQSQKLRELSQALRMNPAGSLKFALHRLGLISHPQVLSETPTDASGVEGEMGNFLQENFSLQIPL; from the coding sequence ATGTTTTACCCCCCCAAAGGATTGATCATTCCCTTAATAACTCCTTTCGACGAAAAAGGGTCAATTGACTGGGTCTCTCTGAGACGTCTAATCGAACGGGCCCTTCCATTCGGCGATGGCCTGTTCTTCGGCGAAGGGATAGTCGGTGAAGGACTTTTTCTTCCCAACCACCTGCGCCTTGAACTTTTACAAGGAGCTATGGATATTGTATCTGGGAAGAAGCCTTTGTTTCTATGCCCGACCGCCAATACCGTAGAAGAAACTTTGAGCAACGTCGAAGCGGTGGGCAGCAAATACTCAGCGCCATCAACCCAAGAACCTTTTTATTGGGTGGATATCCCTCTCTGGTACCACAGCAACCGCAAGCTTTCCCAGGTTTATCAAGAATGGGGAAAGTGTTCTCCCTTCCCCATTCTCCTTGATAATCATCCCCATCTCATTACACGGCTGAACCGCACTTTGAAGCGGAGTAACATCCGCACGGCAGTGCTGAAGGGCCTTGCCATAAATGAACAAATTGTCGGTCTGATTCAGGCAGGTGATCTCAAACGGACGATGCACTACCAAAGGGCCGTTCGCTCCCAGCGGGAGTTTCGTTTCTACGACGGAGATGAAAAGAGTTTTCTTAACCAACCAAGCTCCTCAGGGGTCATTTCCGCTGGGGCTAACCTTCTCCCAGCCGAATGGAAAGAGGTCGTCGCGGCCTCTTTGAGCTTAGCAGAAACTCCGGCGCCTAATCTTCTCCTGTTGCAACAAAGCCAAAAGCTCAGGGAACTCAGCCAGGCCCTGCGGATGAACCCGGCAGGGAGTCTCAAATTTGCCCTGCATCGTCTCGGATTGATCTCCCACCCCCAAGTCCTAAGTGAAACCCCCACGGATGCTTCCGGGGTTGAAGGAGAAATGGGCAATTTCCTGCAAGAGAATTTTTCTTTACAAATTCCCCTTTAA